Below is a window of Lebetimonas sp. JH292 DNA.
GTCAGGGGCTTGGAAAAAAAGAGTTGGTCCCAACAATTAATATAGAACTCTTTAAGCCGTATGTAATTCCTAAAGAAGGGGTTTACATAACCAAAACAAATAATTTTCAATCGCTTACTTTTATTGGAAAGCGCTCAACCGATGGAAATTTTTCAATTGAGACGCACATAATAAGTGACAATGTAAAAATGGTGAGTAGTGAAAATGGATTTATAGAAATTGAATTTATTGATTTTTTAAGGGAAAACAAAAAATTTGATACTTTATCTGATTTAAAAAGACAGATTTTAGAAGATATTGAAAATTTAAACGGCAGCTATTGCCAATGAAGTAGCAATAAGCAAAAATGTTGCTATTAACACCAAAATATCTACTTTCATTTTCACCTCCTTTGTTATTTTGCAATAAAAGGATAACAAGGTAAAATTACAAAAAGATAACAAAGGGCAAAATTGGCACTAATAGATTTATTAAATATAAGCAAAAAATTTGAAGCTCAAAAAATATTATGCAATATAGAATTTCATCTTGACGAGGGCGAAAGAGTAGCGCTTATAGGTAAGAACGGAAGCGGTAAATCTACTTTAATGAAAATAATTGACGCCACTATAGAAGCCGATGAGGGAGAAATAATTACAAAAAACGGCATAAAAATAAAAAGATTAAAACAAACCCCAACATTTCCCATAGGTCTTAGTGTAAGAGAGGCTATTGAAAATGAACTTACCGAATTCAAAGAAGCTTATCAAAAATACATGCATTTTGCGGAAGCATATGCAAAAAATCCGGACAATGCTCAAATTCAAATGGAAATGGACAAAATTTCAAAATTCCTTGATTTCCACAATGCCTGGAATTTGGATGACAGGATTGAGAGAATTTTACACGAATTTGATTTAAAAAAATATGAATTTAAAGATATATCACTTCTTAGCGGAGGAGAACAAAGAAGAGTTGCTCTTGCAAGTCTTTTGCTTCAAAAACCGGATGTTTTGCTTTTGGATGAACCGACCAACCATCTTGATGTGTATATGACTGAATTTTTGGAAGAAATGCTGCTTAAAGAAAAATATACCTTTTTAGTGGTAAGCCACGACAGATATTTTATAGACAGAGTCGCCTCAAGGGTAATAGAACTTGAAAACTGCCGCCTCAGAAGTTTCAAAGGCGGATATGCAAGTTATTTAAAGCAAAAAGAAGAACTTCTAAAAGCAAAAGAAAAAGAATTTGAAAACGAAATAAGACTTCTTAAAAGAGAAGAAGAATGGCTGAGCAGAGGGGTTAAAGCCAGACTTAAAAGAAACGAAGGCAGAAAAAAAAGGGTATTGGAACTTAAAGAAAAAGTAAAATACGACAAAATGGAAATAAAACAGATTGAAATGCAGCTAAAGCGGGAACTTTTGGCAAAAGAAGAAGATAAAATCAATAAAAAAAAGGTTATGTTCGAAATTGAAAATTTAAGCAAAAGCCTTGGAAATAAATTATTAATAAAAGATTTTAGCACAAGAATTTTACAAAAAGACAAAATTGCAATAGTCGGTAAAAACGGGAGCGGAAAATCTACGTTTTTAAAGCTTCTAACAAAAGAGGAAACACCCGATGAGGGAATAATAAAAATCGGGGAAAATGTAAAAATAGGTTATCTAGACCAGAGAAAATCAATG
It encodes the following:
- the abc-f gene encoding ribosomal protection-like ABC-F family protein; translation: MALIDLLNISKKFEAQKILCNIEFHLDEGERVALIGKNGSGKSTLMKIIDATIEADEGEIITKNGIKIKRLKQTPTFPIGLSVREAIENELTEFKEAYQKYMHFAEAYAKNPDNAQIQMEMDKISKFLDFHNAWNLDDRIERILHEFDLKKYEFKDISLLSGGEQRRVALASLLLQKPDVLLLDEPTNHLDVYMTEFLEEMLLKEKYTFLVVSHDRYFIDRVASRVIELENCRLRSFKGGYASYLKQKEELLKAKEKEFENEIRLLKREEEWLSRGVKARLKRNEGRKKRVLELKEKVKYDKMEIKQIEMQLKRELLAKEEDKINKKKVMFEIENLSKSLGNKLLIKDFSTRILQKDKIAIVGKNGSGKSTFLKLLTKEETPDEGIIKIGENVKIGYLDQRKSMLNDSKDLIETFCPKGGDRVNVRGRNMHVYGYLREFLFPPEYLTKKIGVLSGGEKTRVALALLFTKDFNVLILDEPTNDLDIPTINILEEYLMNYEGSVIFVSHDRYFVDKIAKKLFVFKGNGIVEESFIPYTEFLEIEKELKLIENEKLKIENKKKERPKRKQTKLSYKEQRELEELPVLLEELEASIAEIEECLSNPDCYNEKGLVNLTGELEEIKKLYDEKVERYLELEEKKESLIQG